Below is a window of Plasmodium gaboni strain SY75 chromosome 11, whole genome shotgun sequence DNA.
atatataaattataaaacCTTCAAAATTAAAGGAATTCAACtacaattatataattataatatatagatataattatatttcatataatatttttatttatctaaacaaaaagaaaaaaaaaattttatatatataatcacATTAATTAGTAAGCActtataaattatattaatatatatataaatcactttatatatattaatattacatatttttatttattattaaattttaataaaatgaaatattatattcgAAAAAACAGTAATAAaactttatttttataattttataatatatattatatatatatttaaatgattatattaaatatataatttaatatatttatattttttacaaaatatcTGATACTATATCCTTTTTTCACCACAATATATGTATCTCtcaaaagaaaaatatatatgtaataatataaatatagtAATAACCACTGTTAACACTAATaaggaaaaaattatatatacaaatgaataaatatatatataataaatatatatatatatatatatgtatataataaaggatactttaatattattatattaagcagcaaaaaacaatattgttataataatataaaatatttatttatatattatacatctatacatatatatatatatatatatatatatatatatatatatgtaatattttatatattatttttatttataaggttaaaaaaaaaaaaaaaaaaaaaaaagagttataatattattatatatatattaatataaatatatataatatatttaccaagtattatgttttattcttatatatatataatatatatatttattattataaggttaaaaaaaaaaataataacatgtattaaaaaaaaattatattaataaagattaagaacatattattactaataaaatatatatataaataaaatactatataatattatatatatataatatgtatataaatatttttatatataatatactcataataatttgatAAACAATAAAATCTGTGGAACGattttacattttatattttatatttttatattttatttttttctcattttttatttgttaataaataaaaaaaaaaaaaaaaaggaaatatattttttttttttttaatttcaaTTTTCTAAAGTTTTccataaaatataattttctaatatatatattatatatatatatatatatattttaattagtaaaataaaaatttaaacctttttaaatttttaagaaaagtttttttttttttaataactttatctttattttataatataaaaaaatggGAAGGAAATCAACCATTAAGCCAGCCACAGGAATAGCAggtaaatatatttaaagaattgagaaaaaaagaagaaaaaaaaaaaaaaaaaagaatgaaaaattataagtatatatataatttatatatataataataatatgtacattttatatgttGTTTTACATGTTAgtattttttctttttaatatattacattgtacatatatatatatatatatatacaccCATATGTTATGACAAAAAAATgttacattttttttttttttttttttttttttttttttttttttttttttttttttttttttttttattccCTCTTTATAGTTGGATTTAATAGTGGACATGTTGTAACAAAGagaaatttaaaattaaataaaaaaaagaaaccATTTTCtaaaagaaaagaattGATAAAAGATGTAGTTAGAGAAATTACTGGATTTAGTCcatatgaaaaaagaataattGAATTGATAAAAATAGGTACATCTGCTTCTACTAAGAGAAGTTTAAAATACGCTAAAAAAAAGTTAGGAACCCATAAAAGAGGAAAAGCTAAGAGAGAAGAAATTCAAAAAGTCGTTATATTACAAAGAAGAAAAGCTGCTGAAAAAcattaaaagaaaaaagaaaatatgcccatatttaatgttttttttatatccAGATAATTTTGTGTATTAATCTTATATTAATCatgttttataaaaacattgtatatttataataaaatatatttttattaaatggatatattgatatagatatagatatagaattttttataatttattattattttcatatattcaatttttttctttttttttttttattattaacattttaaaattaatatatttatattaaaaaaaatatatatataagtacatttttatgtaactatatatatatatatatatgtgtgtatttttttttttttctttttctttttttttttttttttaaacttCATAATTACTATATGTCAACAGCTAAAATGAAAACATTTTGACAActtttgttatatatatatatatatatatttatttatttttttattaatcattttgtaaataagaaaaagggatttttttcttttttattttgaagcatataataaaatgagaataacatatatatattatataatatgtatgtGTAATATTTCATTCAAAATATCGTAGGTTAAATAAAAcaagatatatatatatatatatatatatatatatatatatatatatatatatatatcatgccataaatttatatgaacaatttaaaataaaaatttttttattttcgATATAAGtgatttaattttattgccttattattattttattatatttctttcaattattcaaaataatagTTTATTATGgttatcttttaaaaagtcgtttttttttttttttttttttttttttttttttttttttttttttttttttttttttttttttttgtttttaatataattttttttttttttttttttttttttaaattttttataaaaattaaaaagtttatatttaaaaatataattgtaaaaatttttaataataaaaaaaaaaaaaaaaaaaaatataaNNNNNNNNNNNNNNNNNNNNNNNNNNNNNNNNNNNNNNNNNNNNNNNNNNNNNNNNNNNNNNNNNNNNNNNNNNNNNNNNNNNNNNNNNNNNNNNNNNNNNNNNNNNNNNNNNNNNNNNNNNNNNNNNNNNNNNNNNNNNNNNNNNNNNNNNNNNNNNNNNNNNNNNNNNNNNNNNNNNNNNNNNNNNNNNNNNNNNNNNNNNNNNNNNNNNNNNNNNNNNNNNNNNNNNNNNNNNNNNNNNNNNNNNNNNNNNNNNNNNNNNNNNNNNNNNNNNNNNNNNNNNNNNNNNNNNNNNNNNNttttttttttttttttttttttttttttttttttttttttttttttttttttttttttttttttttttttggggGTGGAGTTAAAAGAAAATTGGCTATTTAATAATTGGAAGtacaacatatatataaaaatgaaaa
It encodes the following:
- a CDS encoding 60S ribosomal protein L36; the protein is MGRKSTIKPATGIAVGFNSGHVVTKRNLKLNKKKKPFSKRKELIKDVVREITGFSPYEKRIIELIKIGTSASTKRSLKYAKKKLGTHKRGKAKREEIQKVVILQRRKAAEKH